ATCCATGGCGGCACCGCGCCGTGCCCGGTCCGCCTTCAGGTAACGCAGCGTCTCGACGACGATGCCCGCGGTGTTCTTCGCGGGCAGCGGCTCGAGCAGTGCAACGAGCCGGTCGATCGTCCCGCAATCGCGCACCGCGATCCGCCCGACGAGCTGTGGGACCAGCAACGACGTCAACAACGGTCGCGCGAACTCCGAATCGAGCAGCGCGTCGACCGCGGGATCGCTCAGCTTGACGATCGCCGCGCGCGCCGCGGGCCAGGCGCGTTCCGCCTCGACCTGGTACCGCGAGAGCAGGGGGCTCGACGTGCGCCGGACCAGGCTGGTCGCGGGCAATTGCGCGGCACAGACCGACCCGGTCTCACGGATGATGTCGGGCATCGCAACCAGCGTCAGAGCCTCCGCTTCGGGTCCGGTGATGCAACGCGGCTGCGCGACCGCGGGGCTCGCCAGCAGTGCGATGGCGGCGAGGGCGGCGACGATCTTCATCGCGGCGTCCCCGGGACGCGGACGGTCGCGACCGCCTGCGCGGCGATACCCTCGCCGCGTCCGGTAAAGCCCAGCCGCTCGGTCGTCGTGGCCTTCACGCTCACCCGGTCGGGCGTCAGTGCGAGCAGGTCAGCGATCCGCGCGACCATCGCGGCGCGGTGCGGCCCGATTTTGGGCGCCTCGCACATGATCGTCAGGTCGACGAAATCGATCAGGCCGCCCTTGTCGGCGATCAGATTGGCGGCGTGCTGCAGGAACTGCGCGGAGTCGGCGCCCTTCCACTGCGGATCGCTCGGCGGGAAATGCGTGCCGATATCGCCGGCGGCGATCGTGCCGAGCAGCGCGTCGGTCAGCGCATGAAGCGCGACATCGGCGTCGCTGTGTCCCGACAGTCCCTTGTCGTGCGGGATCAATATCCCGCCGAGCCAGAGCTCCTCGCCGACCTCCAGCCGGTGCACGTCGAAGCCGAGCGCAGTGCGCGTTTCAAGAGCGGCGCGGGCGTCGGCCGCGGCGAAATCCTCGGGGTGAGTCACTTTTTCGAGCATCGGATCGCCCTGCACCAACGCGACGCCGCCGCCAAGCCGTCGCACCATCTGCGCATCGTCCGTCGCATCCTCGGACGCGTCCCAGGCCGCGTGCGCCGCCAGCAGGGCGGCCATGCGGAACCCCTGCGGAGTCTGGACGCGGTACAGCCCGTCGCGCGTCACGGTGTCGCCGAGCAGTCCGTCACCCCGCGCCAACGTGTCCGCGACCGGCAGAACGGGAATCGCACCGTCCTGCGTATCGAGCGCGGCCAGCACCGCATCGATGACTCGCGCCGGCAGGAAGGGGCGGGCGGCGTCATGGACCAGCACGCGCGTCGCATTACTGATCGCCGCCAGCCCCAGTGCCACCGACTCGCGCCGGGTCGCACCGCCCGCGACGACGGTGACGTCGCCGATCGCGTCGCGCACCATCTGCTGCTGCCCGACCCCCGCAACGACGACGACCGCATCGATCCCCGGATGCGCGGCAAGCGCCCGGTAGGAATGCGCGATCATCGGCTTGCCCGCGACGCGCGCGAACTGCTTCGGAACGGATCCGCCCGCACGCGCGCCGATACCGGCGGCGACGATCAGGGCGACGGTGCGCTGGACTTCGGTCATGGCAGTCTGGTTAGCGTCTCGCCCGCCTTGCCACCAGAGCGCGCATCCGCTACTTGGTGCCCGTTTTTCAGGCACATCCATGAAACCCTTGTCCCCCATCCAGATCGGCCCCGTCCGGATCGAAAGCCCCGTCGTGCTCGCGCCGATGACGGGCGTCACCGACATGCCGTTCCGCACGCTGGTACGGCGCTATGGCTCCGGCCTCAACGTGACCGAGATGGTCGC
This sequence is a window from Sphingomonas ginsenosidivorax. Protein-coding genes within it:
- a CDS encoding bifunctional 2-C-methyl-D-erythritol 4-phosphate cytidylyltransferase/2-C-methyl-D-erythritol 2,4-cyclodiphosphate synthase; this encodes MTEVQRTVALIVAAGIGARAGGSVPKQFARVAGKPMIAHSYRALAAHPGIDAVVVVAGVGQQQMVRDAIGDVTVVAGGATRRESVALGLAAISNATRVLVHDAARPFLPARVIDAVLAALDTQDGAIPVLPVADTLARGDGLLGDTVTRDGLYRVQTPQGFRMAALLAAHAAWDASEDATDDAQMVRRLGGGVALVQGDPMLEKVTHPEDFAAADARAALETRTALGFDVHRLEVGEELWLGGILIPHDKGLSGHSDADVALHALTDALLGTIAAGDIGTHFPPSDPQWKGADSAQFLQHAANLIADKGGLIDFVDLTIMCEAPKIGPHRAAMVARIADLLALTPDRVSVKATTTERLGFTGRGEGIAAQAVATVRVPGTPR